The DNA region ACGCCCAACGAGGACTACGAGGCGACGTTCGACACGTTCGTCCAGTGGGCCCGGTTCGCCGACCTGTTCGCGTACGACGAGCTGACGGAGACGCTCGCGCTGCAGGAAGCCGGCTGACGGCGCGTCGGCGCGGCGCGCCGGGTCGATCGCAGCCAGTTCGTTCAAGCCTCCCTGGCCGGCCGCGACCAGGTTCCGGGCATGAACACGAACGAACCCGGCGTCCTCGAGCGGCAATGGGCAGGCTACGGCGACGTGCACCGCGACCGGCTCAACCTGGCGCTGCACGCTGCGACGGTGCCGCTCTTCTGGTTCGGGACCTGTGCGCTCGCGCTGGCGCCGGTGATCCCCGCCGGCTGGGCGATGGCCGGCCTCCCGGCGCTCCTCGTCGCGCTCGCCGCGCAGGGCCGCGGCCACCGCGGCGAAGCGAGGGCGCCCGCCCCGTTCCGTGGACGGGCCGAGTTCCTGGCGCGGATCCTCGCCGAGCAGTGGATCACGTTCCCCCGCTACGTCCTCACCGGAGGCTTCGCGCGCGCCTGGCGCGAGGCGGCGCAGGAGCGACCGCGCGCGTGAGCCGCGCGTGAGTGCGCGGCCGGCCGCAGCTCGGAGGGGGTGACGCCGAGCATGCGGCGGAAGGTCCGGCTCATGTGGGCGGCGTCGGCGAACCCGGCCGCGTGGGCGGCCTCGCCGAGCGGCCTGCCGGAGACGGCGGCCGCGGCGGCGCGCTGCAGACGCAGCCACGCGAGGTACGGCCGCAGCGGCACGCCGATCGACTCGGTGAACACGTGCATCAATCGGCCGGGTGAGAGGCCGACCTGGCGCGCGAGCGCCTCGAGGGAGGCGTCTCCACCGGGCGGCATGGCCTGCAGCACACGCAGGAGCCTGCGAACGCGCGGGTGGACGGCGCGAGGTGATCGCACCCGCTCGCCTCCCAGCGCCTCGACCACGCGCGACGTCCAGGCGGCGCCGCCGGGCCCCATGATCTCCATCGGCGTCACCCCGTCGGCGAGCGCATCGCGCTCGGCAGCGCCGAGGGTACGGAGCGAGCCGGCGGTCGCGCCGCGCATGGCCCGCCCCGCCTCGCTCTCCGGGTCCACGAAGACGATCAGGATCTCCGACCCCGCCGCGTCGATGGCGTGCGGTGCATCCGGCGCGGTGACGATCCCGGCCGCTCGCACCCACGCGCCCGCGTCGCCCGCGCGCACGCGCAGGTCGCCGCCGAGCGCGAGCACCACGTGCACGCCGTGGTGCGCGTGGGCGGTGCTCCGGCCCCCCGGCCCGCGCGCGGCGAGCAACGGCGGCCAGAGCGGCAACCCCGGTGCATCCGGATGGATCGGGATCGTCGGGAGTCGCATCGACCGAC from Anaeromyxobacter dehalogenans 2CP-C includes:
- a CDS encoding AraC family transcriptional regulator, coding for MRLPTIPIHPDAPGLPLWPPLLAARGPGGRSTAHAHHGVHVVLALGGDLRVRAGDAGAWVRAAGIVTAPDAPHAIDAAGSEILIVFVDPESEAGRAMRGATAGSLRTLGAAERDALADGVTPMEIMGPGGAAWTSRVVEALGGERVRSPRAVHPRVRRLLRVLQAMPPGGDASLEALARQVGLSPGRLMHVFTESIGVPLRPYLAWLRLQRAAAAAVSGRPLGEAAHAAGFADAAHMSRTFRRMLGVTPSELRPAAHSRAAHARGRSCAASRQARAKPPVRT
- a CDS encoding Mpo1-like protein, coding for MNTNEPGVLERQWAGYGDVHRDRLNLALHAATVPLFWFGTCALALAPVIPAGWAMAGLPALLVALAAQGRGHRGEARAPAPFRGRAEFLARILAEQWITFPRYVLTGGFARAWREAAQERPRA